A segment of the Gavia stellata isolate bGavSte3 chromosome 27, bGavSte3.hap2, whole genome shotgun sequence genome:
TTCTTCCAAGCAAACAGATCTGTTAGAGGGTAAGCAAACGTGAACTCACTTACCCCATTCCCTGAGCTTATGAGAGGGCCTTCCAGCTGCAGTTGCAAAACCGCAGTAAATGCAGCACTGCGTCCAAACCCATAAGCAGTTCAGATGCAGGGCACGTTTgttctctgcctgctgctgtgcaacTGTAGCTACACAGTTTCAAGTAAGAGCAAAATAATCTCTTATCTGGACAGGATTAGCATGGAACTCAAAGTTCCCAGGGCTCTGCACCTCCCCAAGTACTCTGCCTCTCTGTGAAAGCACAGACCTTCATTAACCTCTAGTTAAGTCCATTCTGAGCCAGAAAACTATTCCTCAGGATAAAGCAGTTCGCCTGCTCGGCACATCCTCTGCCCTCTCAGTACATAAATGCATCTCAACAGTTTCTGTGCAACccgttaaaaagaaaaaaaaagaaataaaagagaaaaaattgctTCCCATGGATCTTTAGCACTGTTAAGTGAACTAATACTCTATCTATACTGTGCAATACTACAATGCCTTTACCAGTAGGTATTAATGAATCCTGTAATCAAAACTGTCAGTCAGACTATTTGAGTCTTACTTGCTTGAAAGACAAAAGGAGGACAATGACATACTGACAATAATAATAGTTAGGATCAAGTTAGGATGCTGCGCAACTGTAACATATATTGCAGTATACCACCACGAGCAGTTTTTGCGGCATGGCAAGGCACGTATGTCTCCAGCAGCGTAACACATATTTGAATTCTAAATTCCaaagtttttcagtgtttctattTCAGGACATTTTTAAATTGGACTTACCCAAGGGAGTGACTTTTATTTCAGGCATTTTAAGGAACTCTAAATCTGAAACTGCGTAGTCAGTTACTTCAGAAACAGGCTAATGGGGGCCACAAAAAGAAGATTTAGCTGTTTTCACAGCCAccatttcaagtatttttcagtaCCAGGCAGGAGACTTAAGCAGGGGCCCAACTTCTTCCTGGAGGGAAGAGAGTCAGAAAAGACAACTCAGATCAACAGGCGGACGATCAACGACTCCCGGACACTGCGGCCTGCTCGGCTCCCCTAACCGCCATCACCGCTATGAACCGGGAAACGGGGACGCGTCCGCAGGCGGGTGACGGCAGGGAGAGGAACGGGCTCCTGCTCCACAGCGGCCAGCCCGCCCGTATGTATTTATCCGTACCACGCACGGCACCCGATTTCCACGTACAGCCCCGCCCGGCGGCGACGCTGCCCTCCTCAGGGAAAACCGCGCGAGCCGCAGGCAGGGCCGGCCCCGGCGCTCCCAGCGCTCCCGGCCCCAacccgccgcggccccgcagcGGAGCGCACCCCCACACACCCGCCGGCAGCAGCGCGGCCCCGGAGCGCAGcaccccggcccggccgcggggccCCCGCCCAGCGCGGCCCTGGCAacggccgcccggccccgccgcgctcaccgccgcgccgggcccgcTCCTCCGCGCCGCTGCGCAcgcgcggccgcccgcccggcaggcaccgccccccgcggcgcccGGATTGGTCGGGCTGCGGGTGACgcgcggaggcggcggcgcggggccaTGGCGGGCGCGCAGGGCAGCTTCAGCCTGCGGGAGGTCCTCGCCGCCTTCCAGGCGTGCGTGACGGAGCGGCGGGAGGTGCTGCTCGGCCCCTACCTGTGCGGCTGGCGGGGGCTCATCCGGTGAGTGCCCTcggcggccgccccggggcgcgggcccggcggccgcccgctAACGCGAGCCTGTCTTCCCCGCGCGCAGGTTCCTGCAGAGCCTGGGCGCCATCTTCTCTTTCGTCTCCAAGGACGCGGTGGCCAAGGTGCAGATCATGGAGAGCTACTGCCGCGGCGAGCAGCGGGAGCGGTACGTGTCGCTGCAGTCCATGGTGGAGTACGAGCTGGCCAACGGGCTGGTGGAGGCCCAGAAGCGGTCGGGGCGCCCCGACTCCGGCTGCCGCACCGTCCTGCGCCTCCACAGGGCCCTGCGCTGGCTGCAGCTCTTCCTGGAGGGGCTGAGGACCGCCCGGGAGGACTCCCGCACGTCCGTCATCTGCACCGACTCCTACAACGCTTCCCTGGCTACCTACCACCCCTGGGTGGTTCGCAAGGCTGCCACGGTGGCCTTCTGCACGCTGCCGCCCCGGAACGCCTTCCTTGAAATCATGAACGTGGGCACGGCCGAGGAGGCTGTCGCTATGCTGGGTGAGGCCTTGCCCTACATCTGCGACGTCTACGGCATCACCCAGGAGCTCTTCGCCCAGCACAAGCTGCTGGACCTTCCTTGACAGGAGGGACGTTGAAGAGCCACGCCACGTTCTG
Coding sequences within it:
- the CPTP gene encoding ceramide-1-phosphate transfer protein; translation: MAGAQGSFSLREVLAAFQACVTERREVLLGPYLCGWRGLIRFLQSLGAIFSFVSKDAVAKVQIMESYCRGEQRERYVSLQSMVEYELANGLVEAQKRSGRPDSGCRTVLRLHRALRWLQLFLEGLRTAREDSRTSVICTDSYNASLATYHPWVVRKAATVAFCTLPPRNAFLEIMNVGTAEEAVAMLGEALPYICDVYGITQELFAQHKLLDLP